The Jiangella sp. DSM 45060 genome contains the following window.
TCATTCGAGCGGCCTCCCGCCACGCTCCAGGAGGACGACCCATGTCGGGTCCGCAGATTCACAGCGCCGAAGCCGTCATCGACAACGGCAGGTTCGGCACCCACACCATTCGCTTCGAGACCGGCCAGCTCGCCCAGCAGGCGGCCGGCTCCGCCGTCGTCTACCTCGACGACGAGACCATGCTGCTCTCCGCCACCACGGTGTCGAAGAACCCGAAGGAACACCTCGACTTCTTCCCGCTGACGGTCGACGTCGAGGAGCGCATGTACGCCGCGGGCCGCATCCCCGGCTCGTTCTTCCGTCGCGAGGGCCGGCCCAGCGAGGAGGCCATCCTCACCTGCCGGCTCACCGACCGGCCGCTGCGCCCGTCGTTCGCGAAGGGCCTGCGCAACGAGGTCCAGGTCGTCATGACGATCATGTCGCTGCACCCCGACCACCTGTACGACGTCGTCGCCATCAACGCGGCGTCCGCGTCGACCCAGCTCGCCGGGCTGCCGTTCTCCGGCCCCGTCGGCGCCGTGCGGGTCGCGCTGATCGACGACCAGTGGGTCGGCTTCCCGAACCACTCGCAGCTGTCCGAGGCCGTGTTCGACATGGTCGTGGCCGGCCGGGTGCTGCCCGACGGCGACGTCGCCATCATGATGGTCGAGGCCGAGTCGACCGCCGAGACGTGGGGCCTGGTCCAGGCCGGCCGCACCGCGCCGACGGAGGAGGTCGTGGCCGCCGGCCTCGAGGCCTCCAAGCCGTTCATCACGGCGCTGGCCACCGCGCAGAAGCAGCTGGCCGACGCCGCCGCGAAGGAGACCGCGGAGTTCCCGGTCTTCCTCGACTACACCGACGAGGTCTACGCCGCCGTCGAGGCCGCGTCCCGCGACGAGCTGGCCAAGGCGCTGACCATCGCCGCCAAGCAGGAGCGCGAGCAGCGCCTCGACGAGCTCAAGGCCGAGGTCAAGCAGCGCCTGGCCGAGCAGTTCGAGGGCCAGGAGGGCCAGATCAGCGCCGCGTTCCGGTCCGTCACCAAGGCGGTCGTCCGCGAGCGCGTGCTGCGCGACCAGGTCCGCATCGACGGCCGCGGCCTCACCGACATCCGCACGCTGTCGGCCGAGGTCGGCCCCATCCCGCGGGCGCACGGCTCGGCGCTGTTCGAGCGCGGCGAGACGCAGATCCTCGGCGTCAGCACGCTGAACATGCTCAGCATGGAGCAGAAGCTCGACACCCTCTCGCCCGAGACGTCGAAGCGCTACATGCACAACTACAACTTCCCGCCGTACTCCACCGGCGAGACCGGCCGCGTCGGCTCGCCGAAGCGGCGCGAGATCGGTCACGGCGCGCTCGCCGAGCGGGCGCTG
Protein-coding sequences here:
- a CDS encoding polyribonucleotide nucleotidyltransferase; this translates as MSGPQIHSAEAVIDNGRFGTHTIRFETGQLAQQAAGSAVVYLDDETMLLSATTVSKNPKEHLDFFPLTVDVEERMYAAGRIPGSFFRREGRPSEEAILTCRLTDRPLRPSFAKGLRNEVQVVMTIMSLHPDHLYDVVAINAASASTQLAGLPFSGPVGAVRVALIDDQWVGFPNHSQLSEAVFDMVVAGRVLPDGDVAIMMVEAESTAETWGLVQAGRTAPTEEVVAAGLEASKPFITALATAQKQLADAAAKETAEFPVFLDYTDEVYAAVEAASRDELAKALTIAAKQEREQRLDELKAEVKQRLAEQFEGQEGQISAAFRSVTKAVVRERVLRDQVRIDGRGLTDIRTLSAEVGPIPRAHGSALFERGETQILGVSTLNMLSMEQKLDTLSPETSKRYMHNYNFPPYSTGETGRVGSPKRREIGHGALAERALLPVLPAREEFPYAIRQVSEALGSNGSTSMGSVCASTMSLLNAGVPLRAPVAGIAMGLISGEVDGEQRYVTLTDILGAEDAYGDMDFKVAGTREFVTALQLDTKLDGIPASVLAAALQQARDARLTILDVMSEAIAVPDEMSPYAPRIISIKIPVDQIGAVIGPKGKVINQIQDDTGAEIAIEDDGTIFIGATDGPSADAARNAINAIANPTMPEVGERYLGTVVKTTSFGAFVSLLPGKDGLVHISKLRALAGGKRVENVDDVVSVGQKIQVEITEIDDRGKLALTPIVEEETPAAAGEASES